The Chlorobaculum sp. MV4-Y genome contains the following window.
CCGATGGAAAAGTATATTGAGACCGGCAGCAACTCTGTAACCATCAAAGCAACCACAATATGGCCATGACCGTTGAAATCAGGAACAACAAGCTCTGCATCGAAATCGACCTCGAAAAACCGACTCCCTCGTCATCCGGTAAAACCCTCGTTGTCGCCAGCACTCACGGCAACGCCGTCACTGACGTCATGATCGAAGGCAAACCCGTAACCATCGGTCTGAACGCCTACATCAAAAAGTAACACGAACCGAAGAACGTGCATCCAATTTGCGGTGCACGTTTGCGTGTCAGTCAACTGATCACTGAGCCTGAACTATTGTTTTATCCGGGTTTAATTGACGGAAATGTAATCCTTTGCTTTTGTAGCATCTTCAATGACCGTCAGCCCGAAAAACACTTCCACATCGCCCAATTGCTTCGGCGATGTCACCTTATCCTTGAAACTCTCCCTTATCTTCACCATGAGTTCCGGATGAACGGTCACGGTTGACGGATTCTTGACATTGCGGAATCCAAATAACATAGCAGCCAATATTTCTTCACGGAAAAAATCAGTGCCTACCCCATACCTCTTTCCCATCTCACCCCCTGTTTTTTTTCAACAAATATATCTGATTCACAACCAAATCAAATGCTCTCTTTAGACAGCAAAAGCTCAGACTCCATAGATCCGGGAAAAAATGCTGTCACTGATCATGATGAATATGGGGGCCGTTTCAATCCACGCGCCAGTCCACCGGGAGTCGAAGCTGGAGCCTGTTTCAATCCACGCGCCCGCGCGGGGCGCGACGATCAACGACGACGGTGCTGACCTGCCGGTCAAATTGTTTCAATCCACGCGCCCGCGCGGGGCGCGACCAGGTCCAGATTCCGTCTGCTCTGCACGCCGTCAGTTTCAATCCACGCGCCCGCGCGGGGCGCGACTAGTGCGAGGAGGTGGGGAAATTGGTAGTGCAAGATGTTTCAATCCACGCGCCCGCGCGGGGCGCGACCGGGTTCCGGGCAGGGAGTAACGAGTACTGTCTTCCAGTTTCAATCCACGCGCCCGCGCGGGGCGCGACCGTCCAGTTGGTGTATCCGGCTGAGTGTGTCAAGTTTCAATCCACGCGCCCGCGCGGGGCGCGACACAAGATTGATCTTATTCGTGATTGGCTGTTAACGGGGTTTCAATCCACGCGCCCGCGCGGGGCGCGACGACAATTGAGCGGTGCAAGCAAGCAGAGCCGGTGCTCGTTTCAATCCACGCGCCCGCGCGGGGCGCGACGGACGGAGAAAGACATTATCTGGCTTGACGAAGTTTCAATCCACGCGCCCGCGCGACGGACGGAGAAAGACATTATCTGGCTTGACGAAGTTTCAATCCACGCGCCCGCGCGGGGCGCGACTCGGCTAGGCTGTATGTCGACTCGACTGCTCGAGTTTCAATCCACGCGCCCGCGCGGGGCGCGACGATGCGGATACCCGCCCCACCCACCAGTGCATGGAAGTTTCAATCCACGCGCCCGCGCGGGGCGCGACTGGGGTGGGGGGTTGAACAGAAAATCGCCTCACGCGTTTCAATCCACGCGCCCGCGCGGGGCGCGACTATCCAAATGTGCGTCTCGCACCGGCTGCTCTTCTCGGAGTTTCAATCCACGCGCCCGCGCGGGGCGCGACACGACGACGGTGCTTCCGACCTGCCAATCAAATTGTTTCAATCCACGCGCCCGCGCGGGGCGCGACTTGCTTGCTGATTACAGACTGGTTAAGGCGACAAAGTTTCAATCCACGCGCCCGCGCGGGGCGCGACGGCGGCATGGGCGGCTGCACTTGCGGACTGGAATGTCGAGTTTCAATCCACGCGCCCGCGCGGGGCGCGACGTGACCATCGGGGACAACATGGAGGTCTTTTCCGTAGTTTCAATCCACGCGCCCGCGCGGGGCGCGACGATATGGCCCAAAAACAGACCAAGGGATTCTGCGGTTTCAATCCACGCGCCCGCGCGGGGCGCGACTTTGGGAGCCTGGAGCAAGAGGGGCATTTGATTTGTTTCAATCCACGCGCCCGCGCGGGGCGCGACAGGGGTTTGTGGTCGTCCCGATCCCGTACCAAGGGTTTCAATCCACGCGCCCGCGCGGGGCGCGACCCCCATGTAAAAAAGACATAAGACATCTATTTAAATGTTTCAATCCACGCGCCCGCGCGGGGCGCGACGTACGCGCCAACTATCAACGGAGCAGGCAATACCGCTGTTTCAATCCACGCGCCCGCGCGGGGCGCGACGGGATCGATTACTACGTCTTCGTTTGCCGCGATGTTTCAATCCACGCGCCCGCGCGGGGCGCGACCAGCGTCACAATCTCAGTTGACGACCCGACTCCTGTTTCAATCCACGCGCCCGCGCGGGGCGCGACTGATCCGGCTCGCGGGAAAAAGCTCGATGCAATCGTTTCAATCCACGCGCCCGCGCGGGGCGCGACCGTTTGGCTGTATCGTCAGATATTCCGCGGCTTCGCAGATGAGTTTCCGCGAACCGCTGCGTATGCCAAACAACATTTTACGCGAATCTGACGATGCAATCAATATCTGCATACAAAAAAACAACTAATTTCATGCGCGAACCCACCAGCACTTCTGGTACAGCTTCCGGTTCGCGATTTACAAAATCAGCGTTCCTTCGAGATCACGAGGCTCTTTTGCGCCTTCGTGCTCTACCCTGCCCTGCCAGTTCGAGCCGAGAAAGTAAAACCGCAAGCTATCGAGTTTCGGATCCATCTCATTGAGCAGTTTCGCCCTCAATTTAACCCACTGGGCCGGATCGACGTGGCATTCGAATACAGAAAACTGGACACGCTGCCCGTAATTCTGGCAGGTCTTGGCTATTCTGCGCAACCGCCTTCGACCGGCAGCCGTTTCGGTGTTGACATCATAGGCAACGAGAACCATCATGGGCTATCTCCAGACAAATGGTGGATAAGTGTCGATATCTCCCCTGATGTACCGGGCGAGCAGCATGGCCTGCATGTGCCAGAGCAATCCGACGGCCATTTTTTCCCCAACAAACGGATGTTCGATCTCTTCCTGCTTTCTTTGCTGATAGGCTGTAATCAACGTTTTTCGAGTATCATCTTTCATGATCACCGCCCCTGTTTCTGAAGTCTCGAAATCTTTTGGCTGCACCTGCCCTCGATTAATCAGTGTCAGCACCAGCCGGTCGCCGATATAAGAACGGAACTCTTCAAGCATATCGAGGGCCAGGCTTGGCCTTCCCGGACGGTCTTTGTGGAGAAAGCCCGCCGCTGGATCGAGCCCGCAAGACTCAAGCGCTGAACGAATATCATGCGTCATCAGCGTATAGACGAAGGAGAGCATGCAGTTGACCCGGTCAAGCGGCGGCCGCCGGTTACGGCCATTGAACCTGAAAGCTGGATCGTGATGGGTAATGCACTCATCGAAAACACTGAAATAGGCTCTTGCCGCCTCCCCTTCAATCCCTCTGATCAATTCGTGATCCGTAGCCTCCTGCAATCGCCGGACACATCCGGCAAGCAGATGATGAGTCTTTTTCAACCGCTCCTCATCCGTTTTTCCGGGATGATCGCGTAACACCCTCGACAGCGTCACCCTTGCGTTTCCTATTTTACCGATGACAAATAAACGGGCCAGAATCGCCGTCTGGTAATAGTTATCAGCCATCCGGTACTGTGCCCTGCGCAGTAAAATGTTCCCTCTCACCGGCCCCTGCATCTGGCAGAGAAATCGCCCGTGCTCGGTCAGAAAAGTGACGGTAATACCAAGCTCCGCACAATGCCCAAGCAGGAACGGGCTACACGAGACCTGCCCGAAACAGAGAACTCCGTTCAGCATGTGCAACGGAATACGGGTTTTTTCGACACGGTCAATCGAAATGACGACGCACTCCCCCTCTTTGGAGAGATAAGCGCCCTGCGTCGTCACGAATAAGGTATTGAGATGTTTCTTCAAATTTCCTCCTCCGACAATTCACGGTATAACTTCTCGACATATCGCTTGGCCGCACCTTGCCGTTCGAGCACTTCGGGCATACATTCATCGACAAGTGAACACTGTTTACATTTCGGACCGAATTCCGGCTGCGGCATCACGCCCGACGCAAACAGCTCATGAACTCCCGCTGCCGCTGCAACGGTCTTGGCGCGTAACGGCTCATCGAAAACCACATCGAGCCGGTGCATTGTCTGACCGTAAAACAACGCACCGGTCAGGATGGTGCAGGAGCGCATCTCTTCGAGGCACATCGCCTGTGCGCAAAGCTGAACCTTGTCGGCATCGTGCTTTTTCGGCTTGCCGCGTTTGTACTCGACAGGAAACGGCTCAAAGCCATCCTGCCGCCGATGCCACTCCACAACGTCCGCAACACCGGAGACGCCAAGCGCCAAACTCCGCAACGCCACGCTGCGTGTAACCTTCACGCCCTCACGGTAGGATGAAACTCCGCTGTCCGCCCGCTCATGCATCTCCCGTCCCTCGGCAGTGAACTGATTCTCGCTCCAGACCTGTTCGAGATGAATCAACGCACACTGCCGCGGACAAAAAACATAATGCTGCAACGCGGATAGCGCTATGAAATCGGATTCGGGGTACATGGTTATCCGAGTTTTCGCAAGAGTTTCACCTCGCCAAGATTCGACTCATCGACCCGCACTTCGTAATCTTTAAACGAACGCGCCGGGCCTTCGGAATCCTCTTTGCGCTTCACCGTGACTCGCTCGAAAAGCTGGCTTGCCGGAGCATTCCCCAAAGCCGAACTGTGCTCGAAAACATACAGCCCGCGCGTGGACATCAAACCACGAGCCGCCGAACGGTCATGCTCAAACAGGTTCAAGAGAGCATTCCAGAAAAGCTCAAGGTCTTCCTCGGAAAAGCCCGTTTGCCGGGCAAAATTCGCTGACACGAAACCATGAGCGCGATACAGGCCATACGGAACGGTGTATTTTCGGCCCATCGTCCGGTTGTCGCCGCTCTGTTTTTCCGCTTCCGCTTCGGTCGCTACGGCCATTCGCGTAATACTATGCTCCAACGCCACGACAGGCTCGACCGAGCGAGCAAAGGTTATCTGAATCGGGCCGCGTACCTGGCCGGCATTTGCTCCGGTTGACATCACGGCTCCGAAAGTCCTTATGTCGTAATATGTTGCACACATTTGAACACGGCCTTTCTCAACCTCTCCACCTTGGGCAGCTCCGTCTTTATTCCTTTTCTTGCCATCTTTCGGATCGGCTGGAACCTCATGAAGATCGATGTTCAACTCCGCATAAGCTTCATCAATCTTGTTATTCAGAACCGCTTTTTCCTTGATGAAAATATCCTGCCCTGACAACTGCGCGAAGTTGCGAACCTTACGTTTCAAACAAACATCGGTCACCAGACCCATGCCGGTTTCAGCATCGATTCGCGGAAGATTGCCTGCATCTGGATCGCCATTCGGGTTTCCGTCCTGAACATCGAAAAGCAGAACGAAATCATAGCGTTTATCGACAGTAGTCATAATGATTCTCCTTTGGTTTCATTATTGTTATCTGAATCTTTCTTTTTGAAAAAGTCCTGGCGCTGGTGGTAATAACCAATCGCAAAACGGGCCTGATCTTCCATTGAAAGATGCGAAGGCATTTCATTGCCAATCCCCTCAAAAACACTGGCAAGCATCCGCTCGAAATTCACGCGACGACCAGCGTTGTCAAGCTTTGAGAGATGATGATTTTTCAGCTTTAGCAATTGCGGAAAAACGGTCACAGGCGTCGATGAAGCTGCTCCGTAAAAGCGATCACGAATCGTTGCATTAAGGCCGCCGGGACTTGCCTCTTCCTGAATTTTTTCCAGAACGGCAAAAAGCCGTCCAAGCCGATACCCCGGATTGTTGTTGGTTGGATCAAGAGCCACGTTTATCTCCTTTTCTTTGGTTTTATAAATTCTGGAAAAACGGTTGAGATAGGCTTTCAGAATACTCGCCTGAACCCTCGTTACATCCTGCGTTGCGCGAATTCGTCGGATTGCCTGCTGAAGCATCGTTGCAGGATACAAACCACCGGTTATCACCGATTGAAAAATCTGTCCGGAAAGATTGGGTGGAACGTTATCCACCTTCCCTTCGTGCCCCATTGCAGACAGGAGCCAGAACATCGAAAAATGGCCACTATCTTTCTGCCTTCTGATGATGTCGAGATCATCGAAATGCTGGCGGATATTCCCTGCAAATTCCGCAATCGTGCCGGTATGCCAGAAGCGAACGGAAATACGCGCCGAGTTCGGTGCAAGCCCAAGCACATAAAACCTCGTATCTGAATCCATACCTGCGTGACCGGCATAAACCCCTTCATAAAGAGCTTTAACAGCTCTGACATCCGCATCTGGATCGTCTTTTCGATAACCGAAAAAGACCGGAAAATCCTCTTCAAAAGTTTCTTGCTTTTGGGACCAAAAAACGGTCGTCGCATCTCCGACCTGAACCTTATTTTTGGATTCTTTACCAAGCAACATGTTGAGAGCTGTCGTATAGGCAAACTCTGCTGATTTGCTTATCGGTGCATTGAAAGCTTGCTCTTTTCCATACGAATCATAGCCGGAATTTTTCTGAAACGAGACAAATTTCTTTGAATCCTTGTTGATCGGAGTATCACTGTGAATTCTGGCAATTGGAGCGTTTTTTCCTGTCACAAGACAAAGGCCGGCGACATCATCAGCACTCTCTCCAATCTGACTCTCAACATAAATTCTTACCGCATCACGGCATGGAATGAGATCGACTTCGCCATCAAGCCTGAAGCTCATATTGCAACCAACTATTTTGCTACATTCTCTCCAGTTATCAGACTCTTTAACTTTTTCATACTCGCCATTTTCGTAAAAGCGCATGACCGCCAGAACACCTTCATCGACCTTGACATCTACAGGTAATGAGTGAAGTTTTTCTATAAAACTCGACATCTGTTTTTCAGCCATCACCTGATCTTTTTCATGTTCACTTCGTGCATGTCCCAGCACATAGCCGTAATGATCCCAAAACAAAAAGCTATTTTTCCAACCGTTAAGGCCAGTGCGAACAACAGACTTCGGCAACAAATATGATTTCGCTTTTTTCTTTTTCCCCTCGCCTTCTCGCGTATCTTCGAGCGATACGAAATTCCCATCCCGATCAATCACGATCACGAATGGAATTTCCTTCCATTCAAAACCTTCCGGAGCAATACCGCTTTCCGGATCGGCAGCTTTTCGCTGGTAATAGTCGTACAGTGCTTGCAGAATCATTTTTTCACCTCCTCGCTGTCCCATGCCGGAACCTTGATTACCCCGTTTTCAAGAGATGCCCGGAAAAAGGCTGGAGGAGGTTCTTTCAAGCTCTTTTCAAAATCGAGGTCGTAAAGCATGAATCCCAGATCGCGCGTTTCACTGATCGGCTCCGGTTCGTTTGCCATATCATCGACCATCCTGAACTCGCAACTGAACTCGCGGCATCCGAGGTAGGGCTGGTTGAAGCACTGCCCTTTCCGCGCCCGGCGCTCGAACATGGCGTTGTACTTTCCCGGATTTTCATCTTTGCGCAGCTCTTCGGTTTCCCAGCCATCCTGCAACGCTTCCGGCACCGGGCGCTTCACGTTCGCACGTTTCGACAGAGGAATGAATTCAAGCTCGGCGTGCAGCCGGTAGGCCACATCCCGCAGAAACAAGCCCGCTCTCTGCTGACGCGAATCCTCGATATAAATCCCTCGACTTCGCTCGCTTGCCGTTTGGCCGACTTCATTCCGCCGCACCGAAATCCACTTGATCGGATTCAGTACCTCGATCTTGCAAATCCGCCAGCGAATGGCCGGTTTCCAGAAAATCGCCTCGAAAATGCCCCGCGCCGCCGATGGCGTGATGACGTCGTAGCTCACCCGTTCGACCTTCATTTCGGGCCGGGTGAAGCAGGCATAATCGCCCTTGACTTCGACGCAGAATGGTTTATTCCAATGCTCCATAGAGTTCTTCTTTTTGTTGAGCTTAGTAGTAAAAATTCAGGGCCGCATCGATATTCAACCCGAAAACCGGATCGTACGCGCTTTCCGCCGTCTGCACCCAAACGCCATTGACCTCTTCGATCAGGCCATTTTCCCTCAGTTTCTCCAGATCGGGATCATAGACATTGACCGAATAGCGCTGAAGCTTTCTCATCAGCGTCCGGTTCGGGCCGCCAAAACGGAGTTGATCGGTCAAGGCCTCGATGTTCGTTTTTCCATCGCGATACTTAACGATCACACCGTGTTGCTGCGTATCGTCGATCAGCTTGAATTTTCTGGCCGCCGTGCGGAACTGGATTTTATAGCACAGCGCGTCGTTACTCGCCAGCAAATCCATGATTCCCTTCGTGTCGAATCCGTTCAGTCCGCTGAAGTAGTGCATGAAATAACGGCGAAACGCTTCCGGCATGAGCGATGCAGCAAGCTCAGGCTCGTTACGGAACAATGTCTGGGCGGCAGTTTCAGCTTTGAGCAAGCGGCCC
Protein-coding sequences here:
- the cas2 gene encoding CRISPR-associated endonuclease Cas2, which gives rise to MMVLVAYDVNTETAAGRRRLRRIAKTCQNYGQRVQFSVFECHVDPAQWVKLRAKLLNEMDPKLDSLRFYFLGSNWQGRVEHEGAKEPRDLEGTLIL
- the cas1c gene encoding type I-C CRISPR-associated endonuclease Cas1c: MKKHLNTLFVTTQGAYLSKEGECVVISIDRVEKTRIPLHMLNGVLCFGQVSCSPFLLGHCAELGITVTFLTEHGRFLCQMQGPVRGNILLRRAQYRMADNYYQTAILARLFVIGKIGNARVTLSRVLRDHPGKTDEERLKKTHHLLAGCVRRLQEATDHELIRGIEGEAARAYFSVFDECITHHDPAFRFNGRNRRPPLDRVNCMLSFVYTLMTHDIRSALESCGLDPAAGFLHKDRPGRPSLALDMLEEFRSYIGDRLVLTLINRGQVQPKDFETSETGAVIMKDDTRKTLITAYQQRKQEEIEHPFVGEKMAVGLLWHMQAMLLARYIRGDIDTYPPFVWR
- the cas4 gene encoding CRISPR-associated protein Cas4; amino-acid sequence: MYPESDFIALSALQHYVFCPRQCALIHLEQVWSENQFTAEGREMHERADSGVSSYREGVKVTRSVALRSLALGVSGVADVVEWHRRQDGFEPFPVEYKRGKPKKHDADKVQLCAQAMCLEEMRSCTILTGALFYGQTMHRLDVVFDEPLRAKTVAAAAGVHELFASGVMPQPEFGPKCKQCSLVDECMPEVLERQGAAKRYVEKLYRELSEEEI
- the cas7c gene encoding type I-C CRISPR-associated protein Cas7/Csd2: MTTVDKRYDFVLLFDVQDGNPNGDPDAGNLPRIDAETGMGLVTDVCLKRKVRNFAQLSGQDIFIKEKAVLNNKIDEAYAELNIDLHEVPADPKDGKKRNKDGAAQGGEVEKGRVQMCATYYDIRTFGAVMSTGANAGQVRGPIQITFARSVEPVVALEHSITRMAVATEAEAEKQSGDNRTMGRKYTVPYGLYRAHGFVSANFARQTGFSEEDLELFWNALLNLFEHDRSAARGLMSTRGLYVFEHSSALGNAPASQLFERVTVKRKEDSEGPARSFKDYEVRVDESNLGEVKLLRKLG
- the cas8c gene encoding type I-C CRISPR-associated protein Cas8c/Csd1, which encodes MILQALYDYYQRKAADPESGIAPEGFEWKEIPFVIVIDRDGNFVSLEDTREGEGKKKKAKSYLLPKSVVRTGLNGWKNSFLFWDHYGYVLGHARSEHEKDQVMAEKQMSSFIEKLHSLPVDVKVDEGVLAVMRFYENGEYEKVKESDNWRECSKIVGCNMSFRLDGEVDLIPCRDAVRIYVESQIGESADDVAGLCLVTGKNAPIARIHSDTPINKDSKKFVSFQKNSGYDSYGKEQAFNAPISKSAEFAYTTALNMLLGKESKNKVQVGDATTVFWSQKQETFEEDFPVFFGYRKDDPDADVRAVKALYEGVYAGHAGMDSDTRFYVLGLAPNSARISVRFWHTGTIAEFAGNIRQHFDDLDIIRRQKDSGHFSMFWLLSAMGHEGKVDNVPPNLSGQIFQSVITGGLYPATMLQQAIRRIRATQDVTRVQASILKAYLNRFSRIYKTKEKEINVALDPTNNNPGYRLGRLFAVLEKIQEEASPGGLNATIRDRFYGAASSTPVTVFPQLLKLKNHHLSKLDNAGRRVNFERMLASVFEGIGNEMPSHLSMEDQARFAIGYYHQRQDFFKKKDSDNNNETKGESL
- the cas5c gene encoding type I-C CRISPR-associated protein Cas5c → MEHWNKPFCVEVKGDYACFTRPEMKVERVSYDVITPSAARGIFEAIFWKPAIRWRICKIEVLNPIKWISVRRNEVGQTASERSRGIYIEDSRQQRAGLFLRDVAYRLHAELEFIPLSKRANVKRPVPEALQDGWETEELRKDENPGKYNAMFERRARKGQCFNQPYLGCREFSCEFRMVDDMANEPEPISETRDLGFMLYDLDFEKSLKEPPPAFFRASLENGVIKVPAWDSEEVKK